In Pseudorasbora parva isolate DD20220531a chromosome 1, ASM2467924v1, whole genome shotgun sequence, the DNA window gcgatttcgttgtgctgtggcgattccgttgggttgtgccttgtttccgttgtgctgtggccatttcgttgtgttgtggtttaatttagtacggctgcactaccTGGCCACAgtagtttccagaccaaacatcttgatgtgggaaTGTCAGGCTACAGGATTGGCACAAATTAAGCTTAAGCTTATCTGActagccagctaaaccggcttcatggtGTAGGCCCCAGCTGATGACCCAAGAGTCTCGTGGACTGGAGGGAGAGCCCTTTGAGCCTGATTCGCTAGACTATGTATTTTTATGTTAGTAAATGACGTCTGGATAGTTCTTTCACAGACACCAAACAACTTATCAGTGTTTCCAGCAGTTTgaaatttatttacttatttatttattcattcatttatttatttatttttaatttctgcaAGGTTGGTCCTCCATAATTCGGTACTAGTCCTTGAAAGACATAATTTGGTTATACTGTTTATTGCCCAAATACATTCTTAGGTTATTCTGATATCGCAAAATGTGTATACATATACGTTTTTGTGCTTATCTGTTCATTCTGTCTGTGTTCCCAGAGAATGTCTGAATACAGCTCATTGTTGAGTGATCTGTCTGAGAACATCACTAATGAAGACGTGGAGCAGCTGAAGTCGGCCTGTAAGGATGACATCCCTGAAGATCAGAGTAACTCCATCACCTCTTCCAAAGAGTGGTTCAGCTACCTGGAGAAGAATGACAAACTAGCACAAGGTGAGTCAGTGAGCATAAGACATCCGGGCTTTTCAAACAGAAGTAACTTTAGAATActtttaataaaagtattaaattcGTATAATACTTTAGAAAGGTTTTTTCAATTGGTAAAAAGCATTGGTCAATACTgaagacacaaaaaaaaaaacacttatatcaaatatatatatatatatatatatatatatatatgaagaggcaaagaaacccaaaaagtgccctaaatacaaagatttggaTATTATTTAGAGTATCAAAAGCTAGAATAGGGAGGTAAAAGAGAAAAATTGAGGAGGAAGTGttagaatttatttattttttataataagattgtgctcatggaagagatgggTACAGTAAATGAAAAAGTTGTAGTATAATCAGGTGTGCACATTATTATAACAgtcaattaaaatataatttacagaCATGTTTTATTAATCTCAGACACACTTAATTTAAGTAACTATAAAGTTTACTCTAATCTTCTCCCAGTTCACAGGCCACTTACTTGCATGTATTTCAGATAACTGATGAACTGATGAATTCATGTGCAGTAAACCCGACTGATaggattggtcagacattttaaGTGGGTGGGGTTAATGGGGAGAAACGGAAAGGCTTCtcgttcttgttcttgccacctcaagAAAACAAAGCAatgtctttgttcttgcagagtatacTAATACACGTATGTAgaagtttgtgaatattttgggaaaaaaatacatCTGTCACACAGGGCTATTTCAGCTGCGGTGAGTCACGTGACAAGTGTGATGCGTCGCCATGGAAACAGTAAAGTGAAACGTTCTAAAATAACTAacctctaaaaaaaaaactcactcTGGGAGGTCAGCTAGAACATTTTAAACTCATGCGTGAAAAGGATAAGATTTGAAGTGATTGATGACAGGCTTTTCCATTCCATTAAATAACAGTTGAATTTTTTGTAAAGATGTTTCCatgctttatttctgttttatatGACATTTCTGTGATTTGTCTTTCTTGTACAGATAACCTATCCTACATAGAGCACATCTTTGAGATCTCACGGCGACCTGACCTCTTGACCCGGGTCATTGAGTACCGTACAACCGTGCTAAAGATCTCCGAAGACGACGAGATCGACACTAAACTCACACGCATTCCCTCTGCAAAGAAATACAAGGGTACAAATCACTTCTATTTAACAGTCTCTGTGATTTTTACTTCATAAAAATGAACACAATCAACAGACCACAGCATTATTTCTGACATTGGTCCCCTGTTTCATCCTGTGTACTTCTGAAGGAGTGACAGTCTTACTGTTGTCTACATAGGCTTTGTAGGCAGTGATTCACTCAAAGGGAACCTCAGATTACATTACTGTAACCGTTTAAAGCTTAGGGCCTACTGTATCATATCTgatacacacatttttaaggCCTCTACATCAAAACTTGGCTGAAAAAACTTGCACACAATCTACTACATGCCTTCTGGGATCTGATTGATAGTTTATAGTATTTTAGCTAGTAAAGGGCTTATTATTATAGTTATAAAAAATGTACACCTTCAGGTTGACATGTGTCTTTCTGCTGTGAAATCTTTacagatttttataaaaatgaatgTAAGAATAACTTTTATATTAGCAATATGTCAAGACACCAAAGTAGTTTTATGCTGCATTCACAGCCGACGCGAATGACGCAATTTGCGCAAGTGATTAACATGTTAAGTaaatgcagagacgcgaataggcattctgcggcgcgatTCTAGTCGAATGACACGGCGCCAATGCCGCGAATTGAGTGTTTGACACGTGAATCGCGCAAGTTGAAATATCTAAAGTATTTGCCCTGGCTCttgatttaaaggtgcactatgtagtattttcgcagtaaaatatccaaaaaccactaggccagtattatatattttgttcagttgagtacttacaatatcccaaatagTTTCCAAATTTTTGTTAACTGAGAAAATTGCtcttttaaccaaggaaccgggacgtctgagagagtcgcctgtcaattgcgtcatatctgcgttaccctcggtttcctcgtttttttatttggcagaaacgatttactcttagcagtgtgaacaagtgtcagagcagccactgagcgaacgcacagagtaacatcataacataagTTTAAACAGAGTTAAATGTTTCTAATATGATAACCATAGCTACATAACCTCATACTCAggacaataactattttcgtcacattgtaacattattgtacatGGTCGTATTATTGTGAAATGATCTGTAAATGCAGTGATCAAATGCTGTGTGGAACTCAGTTTTCAGTGATTGACGCATGAATAGTGAATGGAACCTGGAAGACCTTCTGAACGTATAATATAAGCAGTAGAATTGTATAGGAGGGAACGTTTAAAATATAGCAAAAGTAGATTTAATGATTTATGAATAATGAATACATTTACTGCtattgtgaaataaaaaaaataactgtaGACTGATTataagtattttaaaatgttatgtaatCTAATTTACTATTTCATCCAGATTACATGTAATAAATTACTACCCAGCACTGTGTGTAATGTCATCTGTAACAGAATTCTCTTTGTGTCTTTCTTCTGTGTTGTAGATATCATTCGCCAACCGTCAGAAGATGAGATTATCAAACTGGCCCCTCCCCCTAAAAAAGCATAAGGTCAAAGTTCATGACCTCTGCTTCTCATCCCCGGCACTTCATCTTGCCCATCGTAGTCACCAAACCATGCCCACCACCCCGCCCACTTCACCTCCCACCAAACAGAAGCCaagcagccaatcagattaCCAAGATGCTTTACAGCCACGCCCACGCCACAGAGGCATGGAACGCACGGAAAACTAGAACAGAAGACAAAGATATGGACAAAAAGGAAGCGACCAAAAGACTTGAAGTCCGGTTACAATTGTACAGTGAATGGGTCATAGGTCAGGTTGTCTGTCGGAATGAAAAACAATCATTCTGTGTTTGCTGACGCATGTGTGGAATTttgtatgtgtgagagagagtttatTTGGACCCTTGATCGAATTAAGTGGGATTGTCAGAAGTTGGTCAGACCAACGTAATAGGGAGTTTGCAGTTGATGTCTTAATGTGCCACTGGCATAAGGTGTAAATCTAGTTGTGAAAAAGGTTTAGCCACTGGATCACTGTTCCTTTAGACACATTTATTCTCTTGTTAGTAATGTGGGTGGACTTAAGGTCGGTacattccctttaaaacaaacaaacaaacaaacaaattcatatgaacATTTAAAAGTGTTACAGAGAATTCATCTCTGAATTTGTGTGATTGCCACTTAGAAAGCCAATATTTGCCTTCTTTAGAAATGAAATGCATTATTGCAGGGTATGCAATTACCTAGTAGAGAAATAATATTGCTTTTTATATTTCTGTATATCATACTTCTAGGAATTGTAGTTTATTAAACTATCAGTTACATTATAACCATTGTTTATTATCAAACAACAGCAGTCTTGTATATCAAAATGAGTGGAGTTTGTTATAATAGTATCCTACTACATATGGGAGACAAAATTAGACATCTATATCctgtattattaaatatataacaaGCCTAAAAACAGGAAGAGTCCTTCGAAACAGAACATGGTAGaacactaaaattaaaaaaatatatatatattaaaatgtgtgTTTAGTACCATTTTAGCTCAATTTCTGCAGTATTTGCATCAGGAAATAGAaggcatatattttttttaaaactttaaatttGACTACTACTGTGAATTATTTATTCAGATGCCTAAGTATACATTAGGATGATATCacatatattttctgtttataatgTGTATACTGATAGATGGTAAGAAACAGCTGCGACTAAAACAGGGATATTTACGTCAAGGATGTggtcaaaaataaatatatatgaaatataaatatcCATAAATTGCAGCACTATGTGGCCAAAAGTCTGTATGGAGCACATTGTGTGTCTAAACAGCGGATCATTTTTAGCTGTTTTCTTCTATTTATACTTGTTTCACATAAGTAGGCTATATTTTAATAAGACATTGATTGGAAATACACACATCTTTGCCAATCATTCTTACACAGCATATTAAGATCACGCTGCGTTTACAAATATTAATATCATGATTATGATTGTGATATTCTTTGCGTTTAAGCCTTTTATTGACACCATCTGCTGAAAGACTGTTCAAACACGACTAAATTTGCTAGATCACTGTGTTGTTGCTTAGCCCCTGCAGACTGTTGTTTTCATATTAGAATGCCAGAACGGTTATTGAAGACATGCCATGCGTGTTTTTTATGCGTCTGCATTTCCACCCACGCATGAGGGCAGGATGCATCGTTCAGTTACAAGCTGTTTCTGCAACTCTCTATTATTCCGTGTTGCGATTTCATTGAGTCTGAGAAAACAAGTTCTAAGGCCTCAGCAAAACCTTAAATCGAGTCTGAAGCTGCGTATTTGTTGAAGTCTGGGACATTTTGAAAAGACAGACTCCAACAATCCGTGAACATGTTTCGCACTTCAAACTTGACATGGTTACATGTGGATTTTTGAGGACTGTAAAGTCTTTATTTCTGTTGTtgccacccaaaaatgacaattctgtatCATTTACTTACCCAGCATGTACATTCGTTTCAAATCCActctgtaatttaaaaaaaatatatataagttacctggttgccttactattttgtgttcattgaaattaaaaaattaagtagagaatcgacaacctttattcaaatataaaaaggttttgtaagcatgttgggtaattgtgtgttttatttgtgatgatgcagtcaaacatgccaaattgtgctattttcatgatttatcattttttttatgtggttcagattcaataatattttgagtttatatttattaacccaatttccttcattgtatcaactaaaatgtttaatttcaataaactcaattttaaggcaaccaggttacttcgttttttaagttaaaccaacaatattttctattttcaaAGAGATATATTTTGTAGAATGTCCACTTTCATACAATGGAAGCGAATGGGGACAGGTAAAGGCCCCTAATGGACAAGACACGTATCTCATTTGCAATTCTGCGTATTTAAACGTGGTGCCACGCATTCTGTCAGCAGTCGTGCAAGAACCAATGGGATTTAATAAGCTGGCATGATGCCTCTTAATGTACTGTACCACATCTGAATGCACGCAAATCCCCTTTCACTGTATGCAACAGTTCTCCTTTTTTGTTCCAAGAAATAATAGTCATACtgatttgagggtgagtaaatgacaatgTTAATTTTTGTCATTTCCCAAACTGTAAAATCCAGATATATGCGAcaagtcacaaaaaaaaaatcctgtcaAAAAGAGATTGTACATTATTCTATttattcgattttttttttatgttgttgtcGTTGTTGCTGTAGTATTGATGTTCCTCAATTGTGTACAAATGTCATCTTGTGAATTTTGCGGTATGTGACATTGTGAATGTGGTGATGTTCCCTGTCTAGTGTCTCTCTGGACACACGGCCAAACGCTCAAATCGGTCTCATTGGCCACACCACGCTCTGTCTTTGAATTGATTAGTTTTTCCGTTCGTTTGGTTTAGTTGTTCGGCGACGTTGTGGTTGGTTGGTTTTGTTTGTGTGCATCCTCGGTCCTGTCATCCGTGGCCTGAATTCTCTGTGATATCTGATTCTAGAACAGCTCTCTATATGTTTATGCTAGTTTTACCAACCAAGCATAGACTTTTATAGCGTCCCCAGACCAGCAAACAAGGGCTTCAGATGTCCTCACGTCATTTACAGTGGTTTTCATCGCATACTTAATGTGGTTCTGTCGCTCACATATTGTGTGCATGTCTATGAGCACCTGTAGGTTAGCCTTTGTTGATTAATATTCGTTGATATTAAGGGCCTCTGTTAAGCACTGTGCTTTGCGCTTTAAATCATTTTACCAAGTGTATTTTTAAATCAGCGCCTCAACTGGAGAACATTGGAAAAGCCATATTATCACTCACCCTTTTCCATGTTTATTTTTTGAACAGTAGAGGCGTATTCAGAATAATTTCCTCTGCCAGCAGGAAATGATGCAGAGCTCCATGGAATAAGATCTTTCTTTGCAGCGTCT includes these proteins:
- the LOC137055468 gene encoding astrocytic phosphoprotein PEA-15 → MSEYSSLLSDLSENITNEDVEQLKSACKDDIPEDQSNSITSSKEWFSYLEKNDKLAQDNLSYIEHIFEISRRPDLLTRVIEYRTTVLKISEDDEIDTKLTRIPSAKKYKDIIRQPSEDEIIKLAPPPKKA